The following DNA comes from Candidatus Methanoperedens sp..
CGAGGCTGCAATGACCTCGCTTCGCCGGGTTCTACCAGAAATCGATCTTGAGCAGAAGGAGATTCCGAAAGAGACGCTGGATAAACTGGTGATCAAGCGTTCTGACTTTGAAGATGTCATGAAGGAAGTCCAGCCCTCTGCGCTTCGGGAGATATTGTTTGAAGTGCCGAATGTGACATGGGAGGATATCGGCGGGCTTGATAGTGTGAAAGCATTGCTCAAGGAGGCTGTTGAATGGCCTTTGCGCTACGGGGAATCTTTCCGAAGGATAGGCGTGGAAGCCCCGAAAGGCGTGCTTCTTTATGGGCCTCCCGGTACGGGTAAGACGCTTCTTGCAAAGGCGATTGCCAAGGAAAGTGAGGCAAATTTTATAACGGTCAAAGGCAGCGATATATTATCGAAGTGGTACGGCGAATCTGAAAAGCATATAGCAGAGATCTTCAAGAAAGCACGGCAGGTGGCGCCGGCAATCATATTCCTCGATGAGCTTGATGCGCTTGCTCCCATGAGGGGAAGCGCATTTGGCGAACCTCATGTAACAGAACGGATTGTAAATCAGCTGCTTTCAGAGCTTGACGGGCTTGAAGAACTGCGGGGAGTTGTGGTCATAGGAGCCACCAATATGCCCCAGCTAATCGATCCGGCTCTTTTGCGCCCGGGCAGGTTTGATGAGATGATACTCGTACCTGTGCCTGATGCGAAAACGAGGCTTGAAATCTTCAGGGTGCACACAAAGAAGATGGCACTAGCTGACGACGTGAACCTTGGCGAATTTGTCAGGATTACCGACGACTTCACAGGGGCTGATATAGCAGCGGTATGCAAGAAGGCGGGAAGGTTTGCATTGCGTGAGGACATAAAAGCGCAAAAGGTGAGACAATCGCATTTCCTGGCTGCAATGGAGGACACAGGTCCGTCTGTTACGTCAGATATAATGAGCTATTATGAAAAGCTCAAGGACGAATTGCGAAAGAAGCGCTCAAAGCAGATAGAAAGCAGACCTGAGATGTATGTATAATAAATAAGGGGGAATATTTTTGATAAAAGAAGGGGTTCTTTTTGACCAGCTCCAGGATAACAAGGTCAAATGCCATGTATGCTCCCACAGGTGTACCATTGCAGAAGGTAAGGTGGGGATTTGCAGAACAAGAAAGAATATTGACGGAAAAATTCACACTCTTATTTATAATACCGTCTCAAGTGAAGCCGTCGACCCTATCGAGAAAAAACCCCTGTACCATTTCCTGCCGGGCACGAAATCGTATTCTTTAGGAACCATCGGCTGCAATTTCAGATGCGAGCACTGCCAGAACTGGAACATTTCGCAAGAGTATGCATACACAGGAACAACAGAGATAACTCCTGAGGAAGCTATCAAAAACGCCTTGGATAATCGATGCAAGTCCATTTCATGGACATACAACGAACCTGCCATCTGGCATGAATATACATATGACAGCGCAGTGCTTGCGAAAAAAGCAGGTTTGAAGACAGTATACGTCACCAACGGCTACATCACGCCTGAGGCGCTGCGGAGAATGGCGCCGTACCTTGATGCTTTCCGGGTGGACATCAAATCGTTTTCCGATGATTTCTACAGGAAAATATGCGGCGCCAGTCTTGCGCCTGTGCTTGAGTCCACAAAACTTGCAAAGGAACTGGGCATGCATGTTGAGGTCATAACGCTTGTTATTCCCACTAAAAACGATTCAAGAGAGGAGATTACGCAGATTGTGAGATGGGTGCGCGATAACCTCGGCGCTGACACGCCCATGCACTTCACGAGATTCCATCCCATGCATAGGATGGATAACCTCCCTTCAACGCCGACGGAGACGCTGGAGATGGCGCACGATATCGCGAAAAAGGAAGGGATGAGGTTTGTTTATACCGGGAATGTCCCGGGGCACAGGTATGAGAATACATACTGCCCGAAGTGCAACGCTTTGCTGATTGACCGCGCCGGCTTTCGGGTGAGCGCGATCAGGATTAAGGATGGGAAGTGCCCGGAGTGCGGGGAGGGGATACCGATTGTGGGATAAATAAGGTACTAGAACTTACTGATTTTCTTATACAGTATAGGGATACGTGGACTCCTGATAAAAAGGCAGTCGAAGAACTGCTTAGTGATGTTATTGTAGGTTTTAAGCACAAAGACGAAATGACTTAATCCTTCTTAGATTCCTTAATTAAATCGCGAAGTTTTTTATACCTCCCAGCTTTGTAATCCTCTTCGCTTTCTCTTATTTGCTCCAGCAGTTCGGTATCAGAAAGAACCTCTAAAGTAGATTTCATGGATTCATATTCATCACTAGAGATGGTTATCCAGCTTGCTTTATGCTCTCCAACGGTTTTAACTTCGCTCATAGCAGGAACAAAATTGTTTTATTAGGTATTATCTTTTCATCCAATATCAGAATCGCAGTTGAAGTTCCAGCTTGGCTCAATTTAAAAGGGCTGGACGAGCTGCTGGCGAATATCAAGTGAGTATTAATTTTTGGCTAATACGATAGCTAAATTCAATTTATCTTCTTCACAAGCGGTATCTCATCGCATTCTGGAAACTTGGGGCATTTGATGCACATGCTCCATATCTTATGAGGCAGCGTGCTCTTCTTCACCCTCACAAAGCCATGTTTTTCAAAGAACTCAGGCACATACGTAAGCGTGATAAGCTTGTTCAACCCGAGAGCCCGTGCTTCCTCCTCGCAGGCTTTGAGTATCTTCGAACCTATCCCCTGCCTCACCTTTTCCGGCTCAACCGCAAGTGATAGGATTTCGCCGTAATCTTCCCAGGTAATATGCAGCGCGCCGCAGCCCACCATTTTATCATCTTCAATAACCACATAAAAATCCCTCAGGTTTTCGTACAGTTCGCTCAAAGAGCGCGGAAGCATCATGCGTTTATCTGCATAATTATTGACAAGCTTCCACACCTTTTCAACGTCTTTGATGGTGGCTTTTCTTAGCAAATGTTTTCCCAAAAATCTGCGTTCATCTGCGTCCCGATTACCCTTCGGGAGCGGGAATCCACGTATGCCCTCGTGGCATACGTGTCTGCGCCCTTCCGAGGCGCGACTCGGAATCTGCTGTTCCATATTTTGCAATTTATGTTCGTTTTTTAAGTTTTGCTGCAAGGGATTCCACCTGTTCTACTGCCGTGCCTATATAATTATCCGGGTTCATTATCGCTAGAATCTCACTTTCTGTCATA
Coding sequences within:
- a CDS encoding N-acetyltransferase, whose translation is MLRKATIKDVEKVWKLVNNYADKRMMLPRSLSELYENLRDFYVVIEDDKMVGCGALHITWEDYGEILSLAVEPEKVRQGIGSKILKACEEEARALGLNKLITLTYVPEFFEKHGFVRVKKSTLPHKIWSMCIKCPKFPECDEIPLVKKIN
- the amrS gene encoding AmmeMemoRadiSam system radical SAM enzyme; this encodes MIKEGVLFDQLQDNKVKCHVCSHRCTIAEGKVGICRTRKNIDGKIHTLIYNTVSSEAVDPIEKKPLYHFLPGTKSYSLGTIGCNFRCEHCQNWNISQEYAYTGTTEITPEEAIKNALDNRCKSISWTYNEPAIWHEYTYDSAVLAKKAGLKTVYVTNGYITPEALRRMAPYLDAFRVDIKSFSDDFYRKICGASLAPVLESTKLAKELGMHVEVITLVIPTKNDSREEITQIVRWVRDNLGADTPMHFTRFHPMHRMDNLPSTPTETLEMAHDIAKKEGMRFVYTGNVPGHRYENTYCPKCNALLIDRAGFRVSAIRIKDGKCPECGEGIPIVG